The Geoglobus acetivorans genome window below encodes:
- a CDS encoding EamA family transporter has protein sequence MITGIVLALISAVCWGIGGIVFKIGLKGESELSGNLIRSIFSVLFLLPFVFAFGMQPLNAELAALIVLSTIFSFFIGDILYFNALKNSPVSYALPLASTYPVFVAILDLVVYGYPITLNVLLASLLTISAIIAIPKETGKFTVKSFTAVLAALSWSVSIVTLDYLTDYLSPVTLAFLRLSLNSVLLFGFVRRIPLSRNLLIFMGFAGGLISVAGILSFVTSVSLIGSNLVTPLSATSPVIGSIAGKIFLKEKIGIRHAIALILVFLSVITISQPPVMITPATDG, from the coding sequence GTGATTACTGGCATCGTTCTTGCTCTGATTTCGGCTGTATGCTGGGGAATCGGGGGGATAGTGTTCAAAATCGGTCTAAAAGGTGAGAGTGAACTTTCGGGGAATTTGATAAGAAGTATCTTTTCAGTACTTTTCCTTTTACCCTTCGTATTTGCGTTTGGCATGCAACCCCTGAATGCCGAACTTGCAGCCCTTATTGTGCTGTCAACGATATTTTCTTTCTTTATTGGAGACATTCTGTATTTCAACGCTCTGAAAAACTCTCCGGTGAGCTACGCACTGCCACTCGCCTCGACATATCCTGTTTTCGTTGCAATTCTTGATCTGGTGGTTTATGGTTATCCTATAACGCTCAATGTCCTGCTGGCGTCTCTGCTCACGATATCTGCCATAATCGCCATTCCCAAAGAAACCGGAAAATTTACTGTTAAAAGCTTCACAGCCGTCTTGGCAGCGCTTTCCTGGTCGGTTTCCATTGTAACTCTCGACTACCTCACCGACTATCTGTCTCCGGTAACTCTGGCATTCCTGCGTCTCAGCTTGAATTCAGTCTTGCTCTTTGGATTCGTCAGGAGAATACCCTTAAGCAGAAATCTTTTGATTTTCATGGGATTTGCAGGCGGTCTTATATCCGTGGCAGGAATCCTGTCATTTGTAACTTCTGTGAGTCTGATTGGCAGCAATCTTGTCACCCCCCTATCTGCAACATCTCCTGTCATCGGGAGCATAGCCGGCAAAATATTTTTGAAGGAGAAAATTGGAATCAGGCATGCAATCGCACTCATACTTGTGTTTCTCTCAGTCATAACGATTTCTCAGCCCCCCGTGATGATTACTCCCGCCACTGATGGGTGA
- a CDS encoding DUF4350 domain-containing protein gives MNHIRAVAIIILVTSSLVLTGCADYGSRDKVVIFDVAHRPIFSQYSELKKIFQESGFRVVDGGVEDLNGASAYILMGPAHKVDEQEIAEFVKNGGILFIAIHIPPSNLESLLKEFGFEVEKEPIKREIVTGIPLVEHPLTSGIEEITMYGCFRVSNPIIGEKKETMSFSSEKEMGIVGFAKYGKGFIIVAGDDAAFTDQHIDISDNRKLIQNLVLFISNM, from the coding sequence ATGAACCACATCAGAGCTGTTGCGATCATCATTCTGGTTACTTCATCGCTCGTTCTCACCGGCTGTGCAGATTACGGGTCAAGGGATAAAGTGGTTATTTTCGATGTTGCTCACAGACCCATCTTCAGCCAGTACTCAGAACTAAAGAAGATATTCCAAGAAAGTGGCTTCAGGGTCGTCGATGGGGGTGTCGAGGACCTCAACGGTGCCTCTGCATACATTCTCATGGGTCCGGCACACAAAGTGGACGAACAGGAAATCGCTGAATTTGTCAAAAACGGTGGCATCCTTTTCATCGCCATACACATACCACCATCCAATCTGGAAAGTTTACTGAAAGAGTTTGGATTTGAGGTCGAGAAAGAGCCGATAAAGAGAGAGATTGTTACGGGCATCCCGCTTGTCGAGCACCCTCTCACGTCCGGAATAGAAGAAATCACCATGTACGGGTGCTTCAGAGTCAGCAACCCGATCATAGGTGAGAAAAAAGAGACCATGAGCTTCTCGTCAGAAAAGGAGATGGGAATCGTAGGGTTCGCAAAATACGGAAAGGGATTCATCATAGTCGCAGGAGATGATGCTGCATTCACTGACCAGCATATTGACATCTCGGACAACAGGAAGCTCATCCAGAATCTTGTACTTTTTATTTCCAACATGTAG
- a CDS encoding DUF1102 domain-containing protein has translation MKKLFGIALLLAGLILAISAGANFRYYEADRSMSVAIVADDNEFIDLTPLQPYAYLNNGKLTVEISANNQNYNESLGFGTGLSPNTTYVFEEVFEVSNELWENNETAYPICVKISSNDGNLMLFTGDYNESATYGTQLEFTVEHGSPVTIGMIFDNYGLGLGAHTAQMSLSADAGECQT, from the coding sequence ATGAAAAAACTATTTGGAATAGCGCTTCTTCTTGCAGGTTTGATCCTGGCAATCAGTGCCGGAGCAAACTTCAGGTATTATGAAGCAGACAGAAGTATGTCAGTCGCGATAGTTGCAGACGATAATGAATTCATCGATCTCACACCTCTTCAGCCCTACGCATACCTGAACAACGGTAAGCTAACGGTTGAAATCAGCGCAAACAACCAGAACTACAATGAAAGTCTTGGCTTCGGTACGGGTTTGAGTCCGAATACAACATATGTGTTCGAAGAAGTGTTTGAAGTGAGCAACGAGCTCTGGGAAAACAACGAAACCGCATATCCAATATGTGTGAAAATATCGAGCAACGACGGTAACCTGATGCTCTTTACCGGAGACTATAACGAATCGGCCACGTACGGCACGCAGCTTGAGTTCACAGTTGAACACGGAAGTCCGGTTACAATCGGAATGATATTCGACAACTATGGCCTGGGTCTTGGAGCACACACTGCACAGATGAGCCTAAGCGCAGATGCTGGCGAATGCCAGACATAA
- a CDS encoding signal peptidase I, with protein MRIFQVLSNVFIVISFIFLISSVLGLVLNQPVLFSYAISESMEPTIGVGDLFLINPLSKGDTGSIIVFQMGDMYVVHRVYATEGDAYITKGDNNIATDQQNGKNPPISTDKVVGEVVSFAGKPILVPGAGKLVEVLHSNSLFLAALLISLGFLSLGKNKKTKKDRKRIKISAGLFYGIASSALILSLIASTMLSWGTLSFSYASTSAGGQNEGWYLPGSEFEKTLNFENRAYYPMIFFFEKDGKLIGSSPAYLNPRDSRDITLTVSVPEDTRIYSEGVEVYAYLPLLPVSVTEGLYRTSPLLPLIVQVSALSAILIAVYRLTGFGEDFIVLKKRRLRI; from the coding sequence ATGCGAATTTTTCAGGTTCTTAGCAATGTCTTTATTGTGATTTCATTCATATTCCTCATATCATCAGTCCTGGGCCTGGTTTTGAACCAGCCAGTTTTGTTCTCTTACGCCATTTCAGAGAGCATGGAACCCACAATAGGCGTCGGTGATCTCTTTCTGATCAATCCACTATCAAAAGGAGATACGGGAAGCATAATAGTATTCCAAATGGGCGATATGTATGTCGTCCACAGAGTGTATGCCACGGAAGGCGATGCATACATTACAAAAGGAGATAACAACATAGCCACAGATCAGCAAAACGGGAAGAACCCCCCCATCAGCACTGATAAAGTTGTGGGAGAGGTCGTAAGCTTTGCCGGAAAGCCCATTCTCGTACCCGGAGCAGGCAAACTCGTTGAGGTTCTGCATTCAAACAGCCTGTTCCTGGCTGCTCTGCTCATAAGTCTCGGATTCCTATCCCTCGGTAAAAATAAGAAAACAAAAAAAGACAGGAAGAGAATCAAGATATCAGCAGGTCTGTTCTACGGAATTGCCTCGTCTGCCCTCATACTATCACTCATAGCATCCACGATGCTTTCATGGGGGACGCTGTCCTTCAGCTATGCCTCGACTTCTGCGGGAGGGCAAAACGAGGGGTGGTATCTACCCGGTTCCGAATTTGAAAAAACACTGAATTTCGAGAACAGAGCGTATTACCCAATGATCTTTTTCTTCGAAAAAGATGGAAAGCTTATTGGTAGTAGCCCGGCATATCTGAATCCACGAGATTCCAGAGACATCACACTGACTGTATCCGTGCCTGAAGATACGAGAATATATTCGGAAGGTGTTGAGGTTTACGCTTACCTTCCCCTGTTACCGGTTTCTGTAACGGAAGGGCTGTACAGAACCAGTCCACTTCTGCCGCTGATAGTACAGGTCTCGGCACTGTCTGCGATCCTGATAGCAGTTTACAGGCTCACAGGATTTGGGGAGGATTTCATAGTTTTGAAAAAAAGGAGGTTAAGAATATGA
- a CDS encoding HD domain-containing protein encodes MKELEVLRKYVSDEKLVKHCLAVSAVMRGIARELGEDENMWARIGLLHDIDYEIVGEDMDRHGEVGAEILEREGYGDIAEIVKRHNHMRYGDYREPVELALQAADSVSGLIIACALVKGGKISEVTPKTVKKKFKEKSFAAGCDRNRIRLIEGLMPLEKLYEVGIESLKEIKDELGLS; translated from the coding sequence TTGAAGGAGCTTGAAGTTCTAAGAAAATATGTGAGTGATGAGAAACTTGTGAAGCACTGTCTTGCGGTCTCAGCAGTGATGAGGGGAATTGCGAGAGAACTTGGAGAAGATGAAAACATGTGGGCCAGAATTGGGCTTCTGCATGACATCGATTACGAGATTGTTGGAGAGGACATGGACAGACATGGTGAGGTCGGTGCAGAAATCCTTGAAAGAGAGGGCTATGGAGACATTGCCGAAATTGTCAAGAGGCACAATCACATGAGGTATGGGGATTATCGAGAGCCTGTGGAACTCGCATTGCAGGCTGCAGACAGTGTTTCAGGACTCATAATTGCATGTGCGCTTGTTAAGGGTGGCAAAATCAGCGAAGTTACGCCAAAGACTGTCAAAAAGAAATTCAAGGAGAAGAGCTTTGCAGCCGGCTGCGACAGGAACAGAATACGGCTTATAGAAGGTTTAATGCCCCTCGAAAAGCTCTATGAGGTAGGGATAGAGAGCCTGAAAGAAATAAAAGATGAGCTGGGCCTGAGCTAA
- a CDS encoding pyrroline-5-carboxylate reductase dimerization domain-containing protein, whose translation MKIAVLGAGNLGSAIIKNASRNAEVIAVRRRKELLPDIENVTAVSEFEETREANIFLVTLKPDVFRKNLERIGEIVKGKPLISFVPGIKLEDMLKYIDNPFRAMTNIGIEDGGVIACYPPETAEHLRFLEADFILCRSEEELEAMTSFIGSAPAIIAKLINAFVVSAVREGVNYEHALKASVNVFGTAGRLYEKYGFDGMLRRIATPGGTTAEGLRNVVMAEKYLMDALISASRRVEEL comes from the coding sequence ATGAAGATCGCGGTGTTGGGGGCTGGAAATCTGGGAAGTGCGATTATTAAAAACGCATCCAGAAATGCCGAAGTTATTGCTGTTAGAAGAAGGAAGGAACTCCTGCCTGATATAGAAAACGTTACGGCCGTTTCTGAATTCGAGGAAACCAGGGAAGCGAACATCTTTCTGGTTACTCTGAAACCTGATGTTTTCAGGAAAAACCTCGAAAGAATTGGTGAAATTGTCAAGGGAAAACCTCTGATAAGCTTTGTTCCGGGCATAAAGCTTGAGGACATGCTAAAGTACATTGATAATCCATTCAGGGCGATGACGAACATTGGAATCGAGGACGGAGGGGTAATCGCATGCTATCCTCCGGAAACTGCGGAACATCTCCGGTTTCTTGAGGCAGATTTCATTTTATGCCGGAGTGAAGAAGAGCTTGAAGCTATGACTTCCTTCATTGGCAGCGCTCCTGCCATAATAGCGAAACTAATCAATGCTTTTGTGGTTTCTGCCGTTAGAGAGGGAGTGAATTATGAACACGCTCTGAAAGCATCAGTGAACGTTTTCGGCACTGCAGGAAGGCTCTACGAGAAATACGGATTTGACGGGATGTTGAGGAGGATTGCCACTCCCGGCGGCACGACTGCCGAGGGCCTGAGAAATGTTGTTATGGCTGAGAAATACCTCATGGATGCACTCATCTCAGCAAGTAGGAGGGTGGAGGAGCTTTGA
- a CDS encoding DUF1102 domain-containing protein, which produces MRKTGIGLLGIFATLAIILGVGANFSDYNADRSAHWTIVTDDTELIDLEPIQPYAYIGEDGMLAIDFSANNPNYPGYGDGISPSSEYNFDEVFAVSNDLWEQFPIVVRVTSSNANIEFYGHEGGVYAVDGGQAATASDSAREDVCFVVQPGDSVKIGIDLSANGDSPGDVWDETMTVKAYRSGTEPAELSNCGQD; this is translated from the coding sequence ATGAGAAAAACAGGAATTGGCTTGCTGGGAATTTTCGCTACCCTGGCGATTATTCTCGGTGTGGGTGCAAATTTCAGCGACTACAACGCTGATAGAAGTGCCCACTGGACAATAGTAACAGACGATACAGAGCTTATAGATTTGGAGCCTATTCAGCCTTACGCATACATAGGTGAGGATGGTATGCTTGCAATCGATTTTTCGGCAAATAACCCGAATTATCCAGGGTATGGTGATGGAATCAGTCCGTCAAGCGAATACAATTTTGATGAGGTTTTTGCAGTTAGTAACGATTTGTGGGAGCAGTTCCCTATAGTTGTTAGAGTTACTTCGTCAAACGCAAATATTGAGTTTTACGGACATGAGGGTGGAGTGTACGCAGTTGATGGTGGACAGGCTGCAACAGCATCAGATAGCGCAAGAGAAGACGTGTGCTTTGTGGTTCAGCCAGGAGATTCAGTCAAGATTGGAATCGACCTGAGTGCAAACGGCGATAGTCCGGGAGATGTATGGGACGAGACCATGACAGTGAAAGCGTACAGAAGTGGAACTGAGCCTGCAGAGCTAAGTAATTGCGGGCAGGACTAA
- the speE gene encoding polyamine aminopropyltransferase, which produces MEWFEEYYGDVALKIKIKKIIADFHSKYQHIQLFDTFEFGKMLVLDGKIQLTERDEAFYHEMLVHVPMFTHRNPEKVLIIGGGDGGSLREVLKHDVSEAVLVELDGEVVELSKKHLGIDNGAFEDPRATVLIEDGIEFVKNLGERFDVIIVDGTDPNPYSEHIMSREFYEACSKIADVFATQSQSPFVQPDYFKKMFDNISSVMDVRVYINFVPTYPLGLWSYLIHSDESPSLDDIEKRFADRGIRTEHYNPEVHAASFALPEWVKRIVKDR; this is translated from the coding sequence ATGGAGTGGTTTGAGGAATATTATGGTGATGTGGCCTTAAAAATTAAAATTAAAAAGATCATTGCAGATTTTCACAGCAAATATCAGCATATTCAGCTTTTCGACACGTTTGAATTCGGTAAAATGCTTGTTCTTGACGGGAAAATACAGCTTACAGAAAGGGACGAAGCATTCTATCACGAGATGCTCGTTCATGTTCCCATGTTCACTCACAGAAACCCGGAAAAGGTTCTTATCATCGGTGGGGGTGATGGAGGTAGTCTCAGAGAGGTTCTGAAGCACGATGTGAGTGAGGCTGTGCTGGTTGAGCTTGACGGGGAGGTTGTGGAGCTTTCAAAGAAACACCTCGGTATAGACAATGGAGCCTTTGAAGACCCGAGGGCAACGGTTCTGATAGAGGATGGCATAGAATTTGTGAAAAACCTGGGTGAAAGGTTTGATGTGATTATTGTAGATGGCACCGATCCGAATCCTTACAGCGAACACATAATGAGTCGGGAGTTCTATGAGGCGTGTTCAAAAATAGCCGACGTTTTCGCAACACAGAGCCAGTCTCCCTTTGTTCAGCCGGATTATTTCAAAAAGATGTTCGATAACATTTCCAGTGTAATGGATGTAAGAGTATATATCAACTTTGTTCCAACATATCCTCTCGGGCTTTGGAGCTATCTTATCCACTCCGATGAATCTCCCTCTCTGGATGACATTGAAAAGAGATTTGCGGACAGAGGAATCCGAACTGAACATTATAATCCTGAAGTGCATGCTGCAAGTTTTGCACTGCCCGAATGGGTCAAAAGGATTGTGAAGGATAGGTAG
- a CDS encoding DUF7344 domain-containing protein yields MTRRIKVMANLSEIIGNERRMLMIIFLLENDGNATVREITNYIVEKNKKDGHKFRKSVYVSLKQTHIPMLEREGFLRMERDRVIVENSKLFSDFVSLLQAFKPLFFEK; encoded by the coding sequence ATGACCAGAAGAATAAAGGTAATGGCAAATTTATCGGAGATAATTGGAAATGAGCGGAGAATGCTCATGATAATTTTTCTTCTCGAAAACGATGGAAACGCAACAGTGAGAGAGATAACAAACTACATTGTAGAGAAAAACAAAAAGGACGGGCACAAATTCCGGAAAAGCGTTTACGTCAGTCTGAAGCAGACCCATATCCCGATGCTCGAAAGAGAGGGTTTTTTGAGGATGGAGAGAGACAGAGTGATTGTCGAGAATTCCAAGCTATTTTCCGACTTTGTTTCTCTTCTTCAGGCTTTTAAGCCTCTTTTTTTCGAAAAGTAA